A region from the Lentisphaera profundi genome encodes:
- the thrC gene encoding threonine synthase — protein MKYKSTRGQTEELSFMDAILTGQAPDGGLFLPTELPDFSDKLESWRGLSYTELAFEIMSVFANDIPENDLKEIIEKAYSSFRHEDIAPLAPVGKNLILELFHGPTLAFKDIALQFLGRVFDYILEKRDLNLNILAATSGDTGSAAIYGLKDSERVQVFVMHPHNRTSRIQALQMCTVNQNNIHNIAVEGSFDDCQAMMKDIFNQLDFKKQYDLGAVNSVNWGRLLAQTVYYFYAYFQATENNQETLSFSVPTGNFGDIFAGYLASKMGLPIKKLYLATNENDVLCRAFDTGLYKKGTVHHSVSPSMDIQLASNFERYLFYSCGQDSTKLRELMGEFKANGELHYDLSCELIEAKRCDTDMTLATIKKYSDDSNYVLDPHTATGVYVADLLAPEERIVCLATAHSGKFPESIKLACGEALGNHPILDALSEKDMKYQVADAHTETIKSIIVKTLEDA, from the coding sequence CAGACGGTGGCTTGTTTTTACCTACTGAACTCCCTGATTTTTCAGATAAGCTCGAAAGCTGGAGAGGTTTAAGTTATACTGAATTAGCCTTTGAGATCATGAGCGTTTTTGCTAATGATATCCCTGAAAATGATCTCAAAGAAATCATTGAAAAAGCTTATTCTTCTTTCCGTCATGAAGATATTGCTCCCCTTGCACCTGTTGGAAAAAACTTAATCCTCGAACTATTTCACGGCCCTACTCTGGCATTCAAGGATATCGCCCTGCAATTTCTTGGTCGTGTATTTGATTATATTTTAGAAAAACGAGACCTTAATCTCAATATCCTCGCTGCAACTTCTGGCGACACCGGAAGTGCCGCTATTTATGGTCTTAAAGATTCTGAGCGAGTACAAGTTTTTGTTATGCACCCCCATAATCGTACTAGCCGCATCCAGGCACTTCAGATGTGCACTGTGAATCAAAATAACATTCACAACATTGCCGTTGAAGGTAGCTTCGATGATTGCCAAGCGATGATGAAAGACATTTTCAATCAACTAGATTTCAAAAAGCAGTATGATTTAGGTGCAGTGAACTCCGTTAACTGGGGTCGCTTACTCGCCCAAACTGTTTATTATTTCTATGCTTACTTTCAAGCAACTGAGAACAATCAAGAAACACTTAGTTTCTCTGTTCCTACAGGGAATTTTGGTGATATTTTTGCTGGTTACTTAGCTTCAAAGATGGGTTTGCCGATCAAGAAACTTTATCTCGCGACAAACGAGAATGATGTTTTATGTCGCGCCTTCGACACAGGCCTCTACAAGAAAGGCACTGTTCATCACAGCGTCAGTCCATCCATGGATATTCAATTAGCGAGTAACTTTGAACGTTACCTCTTTTATAGCTGCGGACAAGATTCTACAAAACTGAGAGAGCTCATGGGTGAATTCAAAGCAAATGGCGAACTACACTACGACCTTAGCTGTGAGCTCATCGAAGCCAAACGCTGCGATACAGACATGACTCTTGCTACTATCAAAAAATACAGCGATGATTCCAACTACGTTTTGGATCCTCATACTGCGACCGGCGTTTATGTTGCCGATTTACTTGCACCTGAAGAACGCATTGTTTGCCTAGCTACTGCCCACTCTGGGAAATTCCCTGAATCCATCAAACTTGCTTGTGGCGAAGCTTTAGGAAACCACCCCATTTTAGATGCACTTAGCGAAAAAGATATGAAATATCAAGTAGCTGATGCTCATACAGAAACTATCAAATCAATCATCGTAAAAACTCTCGAGGATGCATAG